Proteins encoded within one genomic window of Bombus vancouverensis nearcticus chromosome 4, iyBomVanc1_principal, whole genome shotgun sequence:
- the LOC117166508 gene encoding pancreatic triacylglycerol lipase-like has protein sequence MTKLSSYIFFVLLNILIAGADDNISTIFIRLFKRDGSYLDANILNRTELVTMGKHLRRNKNTVFFIHGFTESINSNDVVIVTNTYLQATNDNVLAVDYQQIAGLPYVTGVTMIEAVAKVVGGALNILASSGMNSKTLHVIGHSLGAQIAGVLPENINFRLTRITGLDPAGPLFYVLNHRLTSEDADFVDIIHTDAGVYGIALNSGHVDFYPNGGHRPQPGCSLINIPLSAPDFCSHQRSYIFYSESVKNHKAFIGKCQGDCNSDLVPMGFITPSNTRGVYSLTTNAESPFGLGMKGV, from the exons ATGACGAAACTTTCTTCTTacattttcttcgttttacTCAACATTTTGATAGCAG GTGCTGATGACAATATTAGTACAATTTTCATACGTTTATTCAAAAG gGATGGCTCTTATCTTGatgcaaatatattaaatagaaCTGAATTGGTAACAATGGGAAAGCATCTACGAAGAAATAAGAACACGGTATTCTTCATACATGGCTTTACAGAGAGTATAAATAGCAACGATGTGGTTATTGTAACGAATA CGTATTTACAGGCCACGAATGATAATGTCCTTGCAGTCGATTATCAACAAATTGCTGGACTCCCGTACGTAACTGGTGTGACAATGATCGAGGCAGTCGCAAAAGTTGTTGGCGGagctttgaatattttagcgAGTTCTGGTATGAATTCGAAAACGTTACATGTAATTGGACATTCACTGGGTGCTCAGATAGCAGGAGTTCTTCCAGAAAACATAAACTTTAGACTTACCAGGATAACAG GCTTGGATCCCGCCGGTCCCTTATTCTACGTTTTAAATCATCGATTGACCTCTGAGGATGCTGACTTTGTAGATATTATCCACACTGACGCGGGCGTTTACGGAATAGCATTGAATAGTGGTCACGTGGATTTCTATCCGAACGGTGGTCACAGGCCACAACCAGGTTGCTCCTTAATCAACATACCTCTGTCGGCACCAG ATTTCTGCAGTCACCAGAGGTCCTACATATTCTATTCAGAATCAGTTAAAAATCATAAGGCTTTCATTGGTAAATGTCAAGGGGACTGTAACAGCGATCTCGTGCCAATGGGTTTTATTACGCCAAGTAATAC gAGGGGTGTATATTCTTTGACAACAAATGCGGAGAGTCCTTTCGGTCTAGGTATGAAAGGAGTGTAG
- the Ppox gene encoding protoporphyrinogen oxidase isoform X2, whose translation MTAILGGGISGLSAAYYALENPKLAPPVILEVSNRVGGWIRSVKQPDGTIFETGPRVIRANSHDLLKLIEELKLSSKVIPIKAEHPAAKNRYIYADNVLHCLPNSLKGIITKNTLLNHSLTRLLWNDFKAAKVLKDDESIYNFVERRFGKDVSEKMVAPILCGICGGDIHQLSAKSFMTNIFETEQKYGSVFMGLVQKKFSDILNKKEKKEVTLENTNETQKIVKSNNISSLLVQKAKRELWSTWGLEGGFEQLPQTLAENITKRGVNIKMKHNCEQIIFNEDCVELIVNGKVEKYSHIISSLPAKSLANLIQKQHPELSKELYSIPTVTIAVVNLQFSENVLPINAFGVLIPPKEEIPILGIIFDSCALPQNSKMTVLTVMMGGAWFEKYFGRCSSEEHLKTVAVKYANKLLCINEDPKACNVSILKDCIPQYIIGHAQRLTRIHDYISTHKIPLALCGSSYHGVGVSHVILHI comes from the exons ATGACAGCTATACTAGGTGGTGGTATATCAGGTTTATCAGCTGCATATTATGCTCTTGAAAATCCAAAACTGGCTCCACCAGTTATATTAGAAGTTTCAAATCGTGTAGGTGGTTGGATACGTTCTGTAAAACAACCTGATGGAACAATCTTTGAAACAGGTCCACGAGTTATTAGAGCTAACTCACAtgatttattgaaattaatagaaGAATTGAAATTATCATCTAAAGTCATTCCAATTAAAGCTGAACATCCTGCTGCTAAAAACCGATATATTTATGCAGACAATGTATTGCATTGTTTACCTAATTCCCTAAAAGGAATTATAACAAAAAATACGCTGTTAAATCATTCTTTAACTAGGCTTCTGTGGAATGATTTTAAAGCAGCAAAAGTTCTTAAAGATGACGAAAGCATATATAATTTCGTAGAAAGGAGATTTGGCAAAGATGTATCTGAAAAGATGGTTGCACCGATATTATGTGGAATTTGTGGTGGTGACATACATCAATTAAGTGCAAAATCTTTTAtgacaaatatatttgaaacAGAACAAAAATATGGTTCTGTATTTATGGGTCTTGTACAGAAAAAATTTTcagatatattaaataaaaaagaaaaaaaagaagttacatTGGAAAACACAAATGAGACTCAAAAAATAGTAAAATCAAATAACATATCTTCACTTTTAGTACAGAAAGCTAAAAGAGAATTATGGAGTACATGGGGACTAGAAGGAGGTTTTGAACAATTGCCTCAAACACTGGCTGAAAATATTACTAAACGTGGAgtgaatataaaaatgaaacataactgtgaacaaataatatttaacgaaGATTGTGTAGAATTAATTGTAAATGGAAAAGTTGAAAAATATTCTCATATCATATCAAGTTTACCTGCTAAAAGTTTAGCTAATTTAATTCAAAAACAACACCCAGAACTATCTAAAGAATTATATAGTATACCTACAGTAACGATAGCTGTAGTTAATCTCCAGTTTTCTGAAAATGTTTTACCAATAAATGCCTTTGGGGTTCTCATTCCACCAAAAGAAGAAATTCCAATTTTGGGTATAATATTTGATTCATGTGCCCTTCCTCAAAATTCCAAAATGACa GTACTGACAGTAATGATGGGTGGGGCATGGTTTGAAAAATACTTTGGTAGATGCTCATCTGAAGAACATTTAAAAACGGTAGCAGTTAAATATGCAAACAAACTTTTATGCATTAATGAAGATCCCAAGGCATGTAATGTTTCCATTCTGAAAGATTGTATTCCACAATATATAATAGGTCACGCACAACGCTTAACTCGCATCCACGATTACATCTCCACGCATAAAATACCTTTAGCATTGTGTGGCTCTTCATATCACGGTGTAGGAGTCTCTCATGTTATT CTGCATATTTAA
- the Ppox gene encoding protoporphyrinogen oxidase isoform X1 yields MTAILGGGISGLSAAYYALENPKLAPPVILEVSNRVGGWIRSVKQPDGTIFETGPRVIRANSHDLLKLIEELKLSSKVIPIKAEHPAAKNRYIYADNVLHCLPNSLKGIITKNTLLNHSLTRLLWNDFKAAKVLKDDESIYNFVERRFGKDVSEKMVAPILCGICGGDIHQLSAKSFMTNIFETEQKYGSVFMGLVQKKFSDILNKKEKKEVTLENTNETQKIVKSNNISSLLVQKAKRELWSTWGLEGGFEQLPQTLAENITKRGVNIKMKHNCEQIIFNEDCVELIVNGKVEKYSHIISSLPAKSLANLIQKQHPELSKELYSIPTVTIAVVNLQFSENVLPINAFGVLIPPKEEIPILGIIFDSCALPQNSKMTVLTVMMGGAWFEKYFGRCSSEEHLKTVAVKYANKLLCINEDPKACNVSILKDCIPQYIIGHAQRLTRIHDYISTHKIPLALCGSSYHGVGVSHVILSAKEAVSSINQCMI; encoded by the exons ATGACAGCTATACTAGGTGGTGGTATATCAGGTTTATCAGCTGCATATTATGCTCTTGAAAATCCAAAACTGGCTCCACCAGTTATATTAGAAGTTTCAAATCGTGTAGGTGGTTGGATACGTTCTGTAAAACAACCTGATGGAACAATCTTTGAAACAGGTCCACGAGTTATTAGAGCTAACTCACAtgatttattgaaattaatagaaGAATTGAAATTATCATCTAAAGTCATTCCAATTAAAGCTGAACATCCTGCTGCTAAAAACCGATATATTTATGCAGACAATGTATTGCATTGTTTACCTAATTCCCTAAAAGGAATTATAACAAAAAATACGCTGTTAAATCATTCTTTAACTAGGCTTCTGTGGAATGATTTTAAAGCAGCAAAAGTTCTTAAAGATGACGAAAGCATATATAATTTCGTAGAAAGGAGATTTGGCAAAGATGTATCTGAAAAGATGGTTGCACCGATATTATGTGGAATTTGTGGTGGTGACATACATCAATTAAGTGCAAAATCTTTTAtgacaaatatatttgaaacAGAACAAAAATATGGTTCTGTATTTATGGGTCTTGTACAGAAAAAATTTTcagatatattaaataaaaaagaaaaaaaagaagttacatTGGAAAACACAAATGAGACTCAAAAAATAGTAAAATCAAATAACATATCTTCACTTTTAGTACAGAAAGCTAAAAGAGAATTATGGAGTACATGGGGACTAGAAGGAGGTTTTGAACAATTGCCTCAAACACTGGCTGAAAATATTACTAAACGTGGAgtgaatataaaaatgaaacataactgtgaacaaataatatttaacgaaGATTGTGTAGAATTAATTGTAAATGGAAAAGTTGAAAAATATTCTCATATCATATCAAGTTTACCTGCTAAAAGTTTAGCTAATTTAATTCAAAAACAACACCCAGAACTATCTAAAGAATTATATAGTATACCTACAGTAACGATAGCTGTAGTTAATCTCCAGTTTTCTGAAAATGTTTTACCAATAAATGCCTTTGGGGTTCTCATTCCACCAAAAGAAGAAATTCCAATTTTGGGTATAATATTTGATTCATGTGCCCTTCCTCAAAATTCCAAAATGACa GTACTGACAGTAATGATGGGTGGGGCATGGTTTGAAAAATACTTTGGTAGATGCTCATCTGAAGAACATTTAAAAACGGTAGCAGTTAAATATGCAAACAAACTTTTATGCATTAATGAAGATCCCAAGGCATGTAATGTTTCCATTCTGAAAGATTGTATTCCACAATATATAATAGGTCACGCACAACGCTTAACTCGCATCCACGATTACATCTCCACGCATAAAATACCTTTAGCATTGTGTGGCTCTTCATATCACGGTGTAGGAGTCTCTCATGTTATTCTGTCAGCAAAAGAAGCTGTTTCTAGTATCAATCAGTGTATGATATAG
- the LOC117166506 gene encoding 28S rRNA (uridine-N(3))-methyltransferase: MPPVISTPKTWKETNRLHKEQRKKWKEERLAKKLKKGETKKELQNEVAKLVESHFEKKDISTLSIAVPGSILDNAQSPELRTYLAGQIARAACIYKINEIVVFDDKGEITESEKKKIRNDEFLGERRVGCLQLARILQYLECPQYLRKYFFPIHKDLQYAGVLNPLDAPHHLRQQDISLYREGVVTNKPVKPGKGSHVNVGLLNDVSVDKVLTDGLRVTVKIPKDQPNPKKIKGFIVPPDVPRSDTGIYWGYTVRLANNLTEVLTQCPYKNGYDLTIGTSDKGNSIDDVESKSIKYHHALIIFGGLCGLEAAVDSDPNLNVDDASLVFDQYLNTCPQQGSRTIRTEEAILITLAELRTKIFPKVSLLPNPQFDSFTNI, encoded by the coding sequence atgccACCAGTAATTTCTACACCGAAAACTTGGAAAGAAACCAATCGTTTACACAAAGAACAGCGAAAGAAATGGAAGGAAGAGAGGTTAGCAAAAAAGCTTAAGAAAGGAGAAACTAAAAAAGAATTACAGAACGAAGTAGCTAAACTTGTTGAAAGTCATTTCGAAAAAAAAGACATTTCGACTTTGAGTATCGCAGTTCCTGGTTCAATTTTAGATAATGCTCAGTCACCAGAATTACGAACATATTTGGCAGGACAAATAGCACGTGCCGcatgtatttataaaataaacgaaatcgtcGTTTTTGACGATAAAGGAGAGATAACTGAaagtgaaaagaagaaaataagaaatgaCGAATTCTTAGGTGAAAGACGAGTTGGATGTTTGCAATTAGCTAGAATATTGCAGTATCTTGAATGTCCACAATATTTAAGGAAGTATTTCTTTCCAATTCATAAAGATTTGCAGTATGCTGGAGTATTAAATCCTTTGGATGCTCCACACCACTTACGTCAGCAAGATATATCTTTGTATAGAGAAGGAGTAGTTACAAATAAGCCAGTTAAACCTGGCAAAGGTTCTCATGTGAATGTGGGATTATTAAATGATGTTTCTGTGGATAAAGTATTAACGGATGGATTAAGGGTTACAGTGAAGATACCCAAAGACCAACCAAATCCGAAAAAAATAAAAGGCTTCATTGTTCCACCTGATGTTCCCAGATCAGATACTGGAATATATTGGGGATATACTGTGAGATTAGCTAATAATCTTACAGAGGTGTTAACTCAATGTCCTTATAAGAATGGATATGATTTGACCATTGGTACTTCAGATAAAGGAAATTCTATTGATGATGTGGAATCAAAAAGTATCAAATACCATCATGCTTTAATAATATTTGGAGGATTGTGTGGATTGGAAGCAGCAGTAGACAGTGACCCTAATTTGAATGTGGATGATGCTTCTTTGGTGTTTGatcaatatttaaatacttgTCCTCAACAAGGATCAAGAACTATTAGGACAGAAGAAGCTATTCTAATCACTTTAGCAGAATTAAGAACAAAAATATTTCCTAAAGTCTCTTTGTTGCCAAATCCCCAGTTTgacagttttacaaatatataa
- the Ipp gene encoding inositol polyphosphate 1-phosphatase, producing MCKSDTFYLEINTNNLHGFPPNDSLTDSVQENLLKFGKSLTVAMKDGSRLLSILLKASEKAANIARACRHNDALFKLLVQEKSEEEKNPRFFQDFKTLADVLIQETIKHDIGLEFPELAKVVQGEETNTFSNAMGESIVVEVCPTVEETTKLLAKVMGSDIATAELLATEVHKDVQFLDIPMVVELPFDFDIDIYDLGIWIDPIDSTADYINGSEKIDEVTGVHMSGLRCVTVLIGVFLKSTGIPIVGVINQPFYTNVDLRWKGNCYWGFMEKDVGTCSIVKETTNKKIIVLSRVEDENVKSKLLGAGFTLVEAAGAGYKILSVALGQVDAYILSKGSTYKWDTCGPQALLRSLHGGIIEFQSFISNPDSDYMDVKYLPMSTNLSNSNGLIAYRNFETLQTLKSILCK from the exons atgtgTAAGAGTGACACTTTCTATTTGGAAATAAACACCAAT AATTTGCACGGGTTCCCGCCAAACGATTCTTTAACAGATTCGGTGCAAGAAAAC ttattaaaatttggaaaatcaTTAACTGTTGCAATGAAAGACGGAAGCAGATTGTTGTCTATTCTTCTGAAAGCTTCAGAAAAAGCAGCAAATATTGCAAGAGCTTGCAGGCATAATGACGCTCTATTTAAATTACTTGTACAAGAAAAATCAGAGGAAGAAAAGAATCCACGCTTCTTCCAAGATTTCAAAACCTTAGCAGATGTTCTTATTCAAGAAACGATCAAACATGACATAGGATTAGAG tTTCCAGAACTGGCTAAGGTAGTGCAAGGAGAGGAAACTAATACATTCAGCAATGCCATGGGTGAATCTATAGTGGTTGAAGTATGTCCGACTGTTGAAGAAACCACTAAACTATTAGCCAAAGTGATGGGTAGTGATATTGCAACTGCTGAATTATTAGCCACTGAAGTTCATAAGGATGTCCAATTCTTAGATATTCCAATGGTAGTAGAACTACCTTTTGATTTTGATATTGATATTTATGATCTTGGTATATGGATAGATCCAATTG ATTCAACTGCTGATTATATAAATGGGAGTGAAAAGATAGATGAAGTCACTGGCGTACATATGAGTGGTTTACGATGTGTCACTGTCTTGATTGGAGTATTCTTGAAAAGCACAGGCATACCAATTGTGGGAGTAATTAATCAGCCTTTTTATACAAATGTGGATTTACG ATGGAAAGGCAATTGCTACTGGGGATTTATGGAAAAAGATGTTGGGACATGTTCTATAGTGAAAGAAACTACCAACAAAAAAATAATTGTCCTGAGTAGAGTTGAGGATGAAAATGTGAAATCTAAACTCTTAGGCGCTGGTTTCACTTTAGTGGAAGCAGCTGGGGCtggttataaaatattaagcgTTGCCCTTGGACAAGTCGATGCTTATATTTTATCTAAAGGATCTACATACAAGTGGGATACTTGTGGCCCACAAGCTCTTCTACGTTCTTTACATGGtggtattattgaatttcaaagTTTTATAAGTAATCCTGATTCTGACTATATGgatgtaaaatatttaccgATGTCTACCAATTTGTCAAATAGCAATGGTTTGATAGCGTACCGAAACTTTGAAACTTTGCAAACATTAAAGTCGATTTTATGCAAATaa
- the Rpe gene encoding ribulose-phosphate 3-epimerase: protein MAKNLTAKIGPSILNADLSQLSEESQKLINSGADYLHLDVMDGHFVPNLSFGHPLVKCLRNKVTDAFFETHMMVSNPNLWIEPMADAGVNQYTFHVEAVNDVPLVCRKVRETGMKVGVALKPQTPVNVVEDYVELADMVLIMTVEPGFGGQKFMEPMMKKVSWLRKNYPTLDIEVDGGVGPETIGACAKAGANMIVSGTAVIGSSDQAKVIKTLRDTVNCALQNNCK from the exons ATGGCAAAAAACTTGACTGCAAAGATTGGACCTTCGATTCTAAACGCCGATTTGTCACAACTTTCAGAAGAAtcacaaaaattaattaatagtgGTGCTGATTATTTACATTTAGATGTTATGGATGGACACTTTGTACCTAACCTTAGTTTTGGTCACCCATTAGTAAAGTGTCTTCGAAATAAAGTAACAGATGCTTTTTTTGAAACGCATATGATGGTTTCTAATCCCAATCTG TGGATAGAGCCAATGGCTGATGCTGGTGTCAACCAATATACATTTCATGTTGAAGCAGTAAACGATGTTCCACTAGTTTGCAGAAAAGTAAGAGAAACAGGAATGAAA GTTGGGGTAGCACTTAAACCACAGACTCCAGTAAATGTAGTCGAGGATTATGTTGAATTAGCAGATATGGTATTAATTATGACTGTAGAACCAGGTTTTGGTGGTCAAAAGTTTATGGAACCAATGATGAAAAAGGTATCATGGCTTAGGAAAAATTATCCTACATTGGATATAGAAGTTGATGGAGGTGTTGGACCAGAAACTATTGGTGCATGTGCAAAG gCTGGTGCAAACATGATCGTTTCTGGAACAGCTGTCATAGGTTCTTCTGATCAAGCCAAAGTTATCAAAACTCTAAGAGACACAGTAAATTGTGCATTGCAAAATAACTGTAAATAA
- the Taf13 gene encoding TATA-box binding protein associated factor 13 has product MATEESFEQFEDEEAEIPIGGTLPGGRKRLFSKELRCMMYGFGDDQNPYTESVDLLEDLVIEFITEMTHRAMEIGRTGRVQVEDIVFLVRKDPRKYARVKDLLTMNEELKKARKAFDEVKYAGTVSQ; this is encoded by the exons ATGGCCACGGAAGAAAGTTTCGAACAG TTCGAAGATGAAGAGGCAGAAATTCCGATTGGCGGGACTTTACCCGGTGGTAGGAAACGATTATTTTCGAAAGAATTACGGTGTATGATGTATGGTTTTGGTGATGATCAAAATCCTTATACAGAAAGTGTAGATTTGTTAGAAGATCTTGTTATTGAATTTATTACCGAAATGACACATAGAGCTATGGAAATTGGTCGTACCGGTCGTGTGCAAGTAGAGGATATCGTATTTTTAG TTAGGAAAGACCCAAGGAAATATGCAAGAGTTAAAGATCTCCTAACAATGAATGAAGAATTAAAGAAAGCTAGAAAAGCATTCGATGAAGTTAAATATGCAGGTACTGTTAGTCAGTAA